The Psychrilyobacter piezotolerans nucleotide sequence AAGAATATCTAAAAGATTCAACCTTTACGACTCTAACACCAGAAATTATCTCACCGGAGAGATTATAGGCTGAAAAGTCTGTTTTTTGAGTAACAGCAAAACTGAGAATAGAAATAATAAAAATAAATAAAAATACCAATTTTTTCATAATTTTTCCTCCTTGTATTTTTCTAAAATATAAATTGCTTTATTGATTTTACCCTGTATAAACTAAAAATCCTTTAAAATTAATTTAGAAGACATGGAGAAGATATTCTAGTATAATACTAAAATAAACATAAATTGAGGAGGAACATATGAATTTTACATCACTTTTTTTTATCTCCATAGGGTTAGCCATGGATGCATTTGCAGTATCATTGACCGAGGGGATATCTCTCAGAAAATTATGCATTAAATCTATATTTCGGGTGGCCTTGGTATTTGGAATCTTTCAAGGAATTATGCCGCTGTTAGGCTGGGCAATAGGAGGGTTATTTTATGATAAAATAGCTAAGTTTGATCACTGGGTAGCCTTTGGGCTCCTTGCTTTTATAGGTATCAAGATGATAATAGATGCCAGGGAGTTTGGGAAATGTGACATCCATGGAAATTGTGAGAAAACTTCTAATATAATAGTTTTAGGAATAGCTACCAGTATCGATGCATTGGCAGTTGGATTTACCTTTTCACTCCTACCAGGGCTGAATATTTATTTTTCCATAGCTATAATAGGAGTTATTACTTTTATTTTATCCTCTGCAGGAGTTTATCTGGGAAATAAAGTGGGACAACTATTAGGAGCTAAGGCGGAATATGCAGGAGGAATCATCCTTATAGGGATGGGGATTAATATACTGATACAACATTTAACATAAAATAAAAAAACCTCAGAATCTTCTGAGGTTTTTTTTTATTTCTTATAAGTTAACTTCTTTGTTGATAACGATTTTCTTTCCTGCTTTTCTCCAGTCAGCAAATTCAGCTACAGCTGTAAATAATGCGTCTGTTGAAGAGTTAAGACCAGTTTCTACTGAATCCTGGATTACTCCGATTACAAATCCTACTCCAACTACCTGCATTGCCACTTCATTTGGGATACCAAATAAGCTACAAGCTAATGGGATAAGAAGTAATGATCCACCTGCTACACCAGATGCTCCACAAGCACTGACAGCCGATAAGATACTTAAGATAAGAGCCGTTCCGAAGTCTACATGGATACCTAATGTATGTACTGCTGCAAGAGTTAATACAGATATTGTGATAGCTGCTCCTGCCATGTTAATAGTAGCTCCTAAAGGGATAGATACAGAATACATGTCTTTATCTAATCCTAATTCCTCACATAATTCCATGTTTACCGGGATATTTGCAGCCGAACTTCTAGTGAAGAAAGCTGTAATTCCGCTTT carries:
- a CDS encoding manganese efflux pump MntP codes for the protein MNFTSLFFISIGLAMDAFAVSLTEGISLRKLCIKSIFRVALVFGIFQGIMPLLGWAIGGLFYDKIAKFDHWVAFGLLAFIGIKMIIDAREFGKCDIHGNCEKTSNIIVLGIATSIDALAVGFTFSLLPGLNIYFSIAIIGVITFILSSAGVYLGNKVGQLLGAKAEYAGGIILIGMGINILIQHLT